Genomic segment of Falco peregrinus isolate bFalPer1 chromosome 5, bFalPer1.pri, whole genome shotgun sequence:
AGCGACTGAGACAGAACTGAAAGTCCTTGAAACTGTGCAGCAGGTTCTGCACGAAGGAGGCTACAAGGTCCCTCGGGAGGGCCGGTAATAGGGAACGCAAACCATGCTGCCCAACGCTACTTCCCATGAAGTTGCAGGCTCCGTTTTTGCATTTAATAGGTCTTACTACAGTAAGAATGGGATAAAAAACATACATGAAACCTATGGTTTAATCACTACAGAGTAAAATAACTGCTGAAGCCAACCAAAATTGAGCAGAACTATAACACCGGACCCATAAGCTGGTTTCGGTGCTGGGAGAAAAAGCCCATATTTACTATCTTATTTCGTTCCCTTTACCATCTTATCTTGAGCTCAGATTCCCTGGGGTTTAAAGCAGTCTGCATGTGATTGCGATGCCCGGCTCTTCCGAACCGGCTGTTCCACAAAGCACCCGGCGTTTACCTGCACCGCGCCCCGTAGGCACACTGTCCCTTCTGGTAGTACTTGCAGATGGTGGACGATCTGCTCGTCGATAAATCGTGCGAGAACAGGCACTTGCTGCCCTCCCGACACACGCCCTGGAGGTAGTACCTGGGGGAAGCAGCAACGGTCAGAGGTCCGTgcggagccgggggggggggaatgggcCCTGCCCGCTCCGCCACCggggcccccgccgccgcccggcccgggctGCCCCAGCGCAGGAGagggcgctgccgccgccggggccTACACCGGGGCCCAGCCTGGGAGGCCTCCACCGCCTTGTCCTCGCAGGCCGCAGGCAGGCCCCGGCCAGGCGCCGAGCAGGCCGCGGGCAGGCCCCAGGCAGGCCGCGGGCAGGCCCCAGGCAGGCCGCGGGCAgctcggcggggccgggcggcggcagcgctcACCTGCAGGTCACCTGCTTCGTGCTCATCCTGGCCCGGCtccgggccgcgccgccccgcctGCCCGGTTCCGCTccgccgcgggccgggggcggggcccgCCCGGGCACTATTCAGCGCCGCGCCACAGAGCGCGCCGGGGCGGGCTAGAGCGCCGCGCAGGCGGACCACggggaggcgggcggcggcgcggcgccaTGGCGGAGGCCGCCATCCTGCGGGTGCGGCACTGCGGGGCCGACATCTTCTGCCGCCGGgcgccgccgcgctgccccgccTGCGGCCGCCCCCTGCGCGGCGCcgggctgcccgccgcccccgtcCGCCTGCCCAGCCCCTTCCGCCAGGGCCACCGCCAGCGCTGCGCCTTCCTCCTGcggcccgccgccggcacctTCCTCGGGTAGGGCCCGCGGGCCGCCCCCGGGCTGCGCGCTGCTGGGCCGGCACCCGGCGCCCGCCGTGCCTGCAGCGGGGGTgcccgccgggcccgccgccgaCGCCGCTGCCTTTCTTCCAGGGGGTACGACGGGCGGGCGGACCTGCACGTGGGGGTGACCAGCACTCACGGTACGGAGCGCCTGCAGGCCCCGCGGCTCGGCCCGGTcccgctgcccggcccgggAACCCGCGGGAGCAGCGGgaccggccccgccgccgccagctGAGGCCGGAGCGGAGCCGCCGGGTGCCTAGTGCTCCCCGCGCAGGGAAGTAAAAAGCTTTACAGATACGCAGGAAATCTCCACTTACGTTTTTTGCTAATTCTAAAACTCCCCctaattaaacaaaattttaaaaagcctcctaaaaaaacctccaaaaacaTACCAGGCTCTCCTAGAGTAAGCCCACCCTGCAAAAATCACACTTTATGTGTTCGTTTACTGTGAAGCTGGTCtaactgggggggggtgtgtgtgttagaAAAGCTGCCTGGTTGTCCTTGCTTTCATCATCAAAAGCCACCCGAGCTTgccctgcagaagcagagcaggtGTTTGATGAAAGGACCGCATTTTTCTACCTGTAGCCACTGAAAGGAAGTGACTACAGCCAGCCTAAGAAATGCCAGTATGGAAAACTAGTAGCAGCTTTCATTACTTAAAACacacgcccccccccctccgccatGGATCTGATTCTCCAGCGGCACCTGACAATCTGCTGCTCTATTTTCAGGCGTGGTGTATAATTACGACGATGAGGGCATTCACAGAGCTGAAACTGGATGGGAACAGTGCATCAGCATCCCACTGGTACAGCCAGACATGTTTGGGCTTCTTCAGCAGTGGGATAAGCTCCTAGAGGAATTTTCTGAGGGAGAGACCTGGCTTCCTCACAGGTAGGTGGTTTGAAAGCTGGATGCAATAGAGTTTTTAGTCTGGGATGATAAATCAGGCTGTTCTGTTTTGGACCCTGAGAGGCTGCGGTTCATTCAGAGCCTTGCTCCTTCAGAACACACAGGCCTAACAATCCAGCGCAAGCAACGCCGTCAGGCTGTCAGGAAACCTACTGGCCCTGCTAAACAGAGAGAGTGTTTTTAAGCTGTCAGTAATGAACTCATCTGCTAGAATGTAAAAGCTCTAAAATAAAGAGATCGTTCTAGGGAAGTTTTCTTCAGCAACAAAAGAATTTAGCATGAAAAGACAACAGTTCAGTGAAACATGGAGTGCTGCTGTGTAGAAAAGTCCAGGCATGATTCCGTCATTATTTCTTCAAGGTTTCAGCAGTTTTAGgtgtatttgcatttaaaagctgACTACATTGATGGGATTCTTGCCCAGACCTTGCATCCAGTTGTCAGTGATCAGAAATGGGAAACATGGTCAGGCTCATTTCCAGCTGATCCGTAACATTGCTTTGGACAGTTCAATACAGAAAGGCTTCCACATATTTTGCATTAAACCAGTATGTTCCAGCAAGAATGTTCAGTTGTTTGTAGCTTTCCTTGAAGTTCGTGCCCGATGACAGTGTTACAAGTTACGAAGCCCAGCTAAACCGTGCACTGCCACATCACCAAGCGGGCTGGTGACAAAGCAGCCTGCTCCCCCCAAAACAGCCAGTGCCTGAGCTGTCCCTCTGTAACTGCCCAGCGACAGCCCGTCTGAGCGCAGGTCCATGAAGGATTTAAGGTAATGAATGCAGATGTCatataagaggaaaaaaacaaccatcaaaccaaaagcatttttcagcagTTCTTTATGTGCTGCTtgataaaatttcagaaataatttattatcaCCCTAGCACCAGGAGATGAAAGAATTTGACCTAGGAAAagagtttttaaatgtttatggAACTCATAAAGCTAACAGGATTTGTGTCTGTGGACTGAGCCCTGAGCTGGTGAACCCAacactgttttgtttccagatgTTTTGTAGTGCACAACAATGGTGGCCACTCCTGAAGTTactcagttatttttctttaacagttaTTTTGGTAAAGCAAGTACACTGTGGCAAATTGCTTGCTTACTAAGTGGGAGCTCATAGGTCACTCCGTTACCCTTAACAAACGCCAGAAGAGCTTTGAAGAAAACAGCTGTCCTGACCTGGGCTCAGGGTTGCTTTTCATACCCACAGTCCTCAGACCttgcacagacaccttgtaaATTCCCAGGGGTGACAGGCAAGCCTCACAGAAGATTCCCTGTGGCAACGGAGACCACTGAGGCACCAACAGTACAAGGCAAGGAATGAGTCACAGGGCTAGGAAGAACAAGGGAAAAATGACACAGGCTGAGGCAATTAGGGAAGAAGCTTGAGGATTAGGCAGCTCTGTATTAAAGACAGTTATACAGTGTCACGACGGcgggaagacacagtcactcaatatgagtgagcagcagacttcatttattgtaccttacaagtcaccttttatgccttgttataattagctcatacatattacaaaagttaagctcattattggttagttgcctaaataccaagcccgcccctagtttctcttctgtagttttctgttcccacctgcaacatgcttttcccaccgaaatcttcctgttattgtgtaacaagaacagccaaagacagtgtattttgctttacttcagataagctgagagcgatgtgcatttttgtccagccagctggactatgtctatgtgaccctttccagctagccagttatccacaataCAGGACCAGTGGAAAAAACTGCACTATGTGAGTGAGGGAATGGAATAAATTACTGAAGTTGTTAGTGGCCAACATGAAACATTTGGGAGAACCCAAGAAACAGTCTGACCGTGAACAGGTAAAGGCCACATGCTCATAGGGTAGggtagcaggggaaaaaagataaaaagggcacaaacattttaaatggctGCTACTCCTACTGGGTATTTCTGTCCTTGCACAACGGCACAAATTGTTGCCAATGGGAGTTTGACTAGCACACTCTATAGCAACCGTATCAACATACTAGGGACAGAAATCACTTAATTTGAAGTAACCTTCCAAGTTCATGCCACACTGGGGGAAGCCCACATAGTGGCACAATTAAcactgctgcaggaagaagTTTTCAAGATAACAGAGTAACAATACATCAAGAGCACAGGTTAACAAGGTAAAAGCCAAGTAAGTATGAAAAAATACGAACTCATTATTGTAAGATCTGTAGccctcttgcttttttcttttccttttttttttttttctttgttttatgctCACAGTTTCTAGTACTCCTGGCTGGAAAGTGCAACTTGCAATACATAGAACGTGTTTAAACACCAGCATTAAAAGAAAGCGGCAGTAGTTCTTGGAGAGCACATGCTTCATTTCACTCAGTAAAATACTCCTCCATGCACAGTACTTAATGGATTAGTGCTAGCTCTTACTACCAGTGTATTTTTCCTAGGTATGAAGAACACAACCACAACTGCTACACATACGCACTGGCATTCATTAACAGCATACTGACTGCACAAGGAAAACGGCAAATGAGTAAAAGTGAATTTACAGAGAAATTTGTGATCCCACAGACAAAGAAAGCTGCTAAATACATAACTCTGCATCAGGAGCTAACAGCTAATGATTTCTACATTGTACCCCTTCCTGATcaagaaaagcagtgctgaaaaTAACAAGCTGCTATATTAAACATCTACAACAGGCAACAGGAAGTCTTAAGACTCCAGATCTCAGGGTTTAAGATGCACAATCTACTTAATGTATTCAAAAAACACAATTAACTTTACATGTTAAGCTGCACATCATGGAGGAATCGGGAAACTGAATTTGTGCATTAGAATGAAATTACATACAGTGTACACACCACAGAAAATTTGTTTCTCAGTACTATTTGTATGGAAAAACGTTTTCCTATTTACATTCACTCTATGTTCTGTTCTGCCAAGACCAGGAATCGTAACTGCAATGTAATTAAGGGTTTTAACAAGTGAACTGTGGTAACTTAAGCTGTAATGcaccaaaatgtttttttttcctgtcacatTTGTTTACtgatgagtgaaaaaaaaaagggggggggggggaatttgTGCTTGCATGCTGCTGAAATCCAAAGTCTGACTTAACGCACATTCACTACAtgtaaagttattttcttttactttaattACTAATAAATATAACAATAAATCAATCCAGCCTCTGtcagatgtatttattttccagttcttctttACTTTTTGCACATTTGTTCCTCAATCCAAGACAGGTGCTTAACGTTAAAAGATAATAATTTAGTGTCTCTGTTAGTATCCGTAATAAGAAATGGACTCCTCAGGATTCCTCTCAGAGTTAAAACTTTACAacttaacaaaaagaaatttaagttaaaaaaaattaaagatatcCTCCAACAGCACTTTTACCTGTTGTACATTACATGGAAGTGTATGCTGAAGTCAGAATTGTGCAGTCCATAATTTTGTGCAATTTCACTTTACTTTTGGTTCtggtttaagaaaataatttcagcttttttttttccttctgctaatttctgcaaagaaagctGGTTTTAGTCTAGATTCAGGTCCTGTTTTCTCAAAGATGGAGATGTAGTCATGAACGATTGGGGTTTTGTCCACATCCAGTTTATACTTTTGTAGACACAAACCGCACTGACCCTGCCCACCCAATACTCTTTTTAAGTGCCAACACACTTCACATACTTCCCCCTTCATGTTCTTCCACTTCTTGCTAAATTCTAAGTTATAGATCctttaaaagcatattaaaaaaacacaacacaataGAGATCAGCTTGAAACGCGCAATTCTGCTGCTAAGAGACCTCCCATCCACCTGCTCCTAGTGCAAGTCAGAATTCTTTGACTAGGATTTAGCTTACAAAGTAACTGTGCTATGCTACTTCTGAGCAAATCAGAGCCCATACCTCgtttaaatattgtatttaaaatggtaaaatataaacacaatGGCAAGTATCAGTGCCATGGTACAACTATCTAATGTAAGTTATTTGCTACAACAGTGCTGATCTGCAGGTAGAAATAAAAACACCTTGCCACGTACAGTCAATGCATACATACCTGTCCAGCTTAAAGAAGCTGTTACGCaattaactttttcattttacatcttTCCAGCACAAGTTCtattaaatgaaagcaaagacaagaagaTCTTCCACTTTGCCTACAGTTTCCTGCATTCAGGACATGGCTTTACAATCTAAACTGCCTAAGTAAACAAGAGTGTGGTTTTGCGTTTGGTGGGAACAGTCCAAGTTGACAGAATTTTTACCAGCTCTGGAAAATCTGTGACCAGGAGGCAAACCCCCTTTTGTAGTgaatgaaaacagcagaaagaaaatccaaaacTCTGTCGTTGTCACCAGCTATAACGTCTCCTTACTGTTGTAgcaaagggagggggggaataaACATCTTAACAGCGTAGTGAAACAAGGAAGCCTATTGTTCAAACACCAAGATGGAATTCAAATGCCTGAATCTAAAGCAGCAACACTTAAAATGCAGGGTAGTTGATACTTAAACCTCCTGGCTCTACTTGAAAGACAGCTGAATACCTGctgggttggttggttggttttccGAATGTGTCTTAGCAATAGTAAACATCATGTTTGGGAGCCTGCAGCCTAGGTGATTAAACCTTACGGAGAAGTTAGAAAATAGCAGGCACCTAGTGTGGCAGGGCAGAACGGCTCAGCACTGCCCTGTACCTCACTATACAAACGCCGTGGTGCCTCCCAGTCTGTTCTACCACATAACGACAGGCCAGGGCACAGAGAGCTACGAAAGcactatgaaaaaaaccaaccaccaaacaTACAGACTGTTGTAGTTGCTggataaaagaaaagcagtgatgAAACTGAGACTTACACTGGCCAAGCCAGAGAGGCTGACTTCCCCTCACTAGCTCAGCAAATCATCGTTATTTTCTGCACAGTAACCCGTTCTCAACAAAAGTAAAGGGCATCAACTTGTGGTCAGGGTATTTTACTCTCACGGAGGAATCTTGTGCTGCAAATcccaaaggaagaaagacatTTTACCCAAATGGAGAAAGATGCCTAACACCTAACTTTGCCGTTAGGTGCTTTGACTCCAGAATTAATTTAAATCCTTGCACGTTCTGAGGGAAGTTCCTCAATTCTCATCAGTGGTTGTGAAAATAAGCCACTAAATTCCAGGGTCTAGGCACCTAACAGCAGCGTGTTACAATGCTCAACAATGCAAAAACCAGATCTCTCCCCAAATCTAAGCTTGTGCAACTTCAGCAAGGCTATGAAGTCAGGTTTTGTTTGAAGAAGAATGGTACCACAGGCATCCCAAAAGGCTACTTGACTGGCTGgaattgctgctgttttttaaCAAGTTAAAACCCAGTTAAAAACCAGTTAAAGGACTATCAAGTTTAAATTctcatttctgaagaaatgtaGGACCTTGGGCTGAGCCAGGAAATTAAGATAGCCTTACAGCTCCCAAGTTCAACACTGAAGAACCTGTGAGGTATTCCCAGAAAATGTTCAATCCCCCATTGCTTAGGCTTTCAGGCAGACGGGTTTTGCACTTCAGTGGCTCTGCAGGCCACAGTGCCTATTCAGCACTAATGCCTGGATCTGTCATAATAGTAGAAGTACCATTACTAATCACTGCAGAGTAGCCACCACGCAAACATACACATTTATCAGTTTTAAGGGAACAAACAAGTATTTTGAGTCAGAACAcaggtttaattttttccccttcaaatgCATTATTATAGTTCACTTGTGTTTTTCAGTACAACATTCTCTCCAGTAAACAGGATTTACCTCgttttaaatagaatttataCATACCAGCTGAGTATGTCG
This window contains:
- the MKRN2OS gene encoding MKRN2 opposite strand protein isoform X2 codes for the protein MFGLLQQWDKLLEEFSEGETWLPHRYEEHNHNCYTYALAFINSILTAQGKRQMSKSEFTEKFVIPQTKKAAKYITLHQELTANDFYIVPLPDQEKQC
- the MKRN2OS gene encoding MKRN2 opposite strand protein isoform X1; this encodes MAEAAILRVRHCGADIFCRRAPPRCPACGRPLRGAGLPAAPVRLPSPFRQGHRQRCAFLLRPAAGTFLGGYDGRADLHVGVTSTHGVVYNYDDEGIHRAETGWEQCISIPLVQPDMFGLLQQWDKLLEEFSEGETWLPHRYEEHNHNCYTYALAFINSILTAQGKRQMSKSEFTEKFVIPQTKKAAKYITLHQELTANDFYIVPLPDQEKQC